The stretch of DNA GCGGCTACGGGATGCTGATCGGCCCGACCGCGACGAAGAAGCAGATCGCCGAGTTCCGCAGGAAGCTCGAGGCGGCGCCCGAAAACTACATTGCCCAGCCGACGCTCTCGCTCTCGACCTGCCCGATCTACACGAAGAAGGGCCTCGCCCCGCGCCATGTCGACCTGCGCCCCTTCGTCCTCGTCAGCCCGAACGGGGTCGAGATCACGCCGGGCGGCCTTACCCGCGTGGCGCTGAAAAAGGGCTCGCTGGTGGTCAATTCCTCGCAAGGGGGCGGGACCAAGGACACGTGGGTGCTCAAGGACTGATGGAGGAGGCGCGCTGATGCTAGGCCGGATGGCGAATGCGTCCTTCTGGATGTTCCGCTATCTCGAGCGGGCGGAGAACACCGCGCGCCTGATCGAGGCGGCGCTGCGCATGGCGCTGACCAAGGATCTCGCCACCGCCGAGGAGGAATGGCGTTCGGTCATCGCGACCCTCGGCCTCACCGCGCTCTACGAGGCCGAGCACGACGGCTATGACGGGCCGCGGGTGTGGAACTTCGTCCTGCGCGACCGCGCCAACCCGGCGAGCGTGCGGGCGATGTTCGGGGCGGTGCGCAACAATGCCCGCGCGGCGCGGACCTGCATTTCGAGCGAGGTGTGGGAAGCGGTCAACGAAAGCTGGATGGAGCTCGACCGGATGCTCGCCCGCCCCGTCAGCCAGGGGGCGCTGGGCGATGTCGTCGCGATCATCCGGCGAGCCGGCGCGCAGGTCCACGGCGCGGTCGATGGCTCGATGCTGAGGAACGAAGGCTTCCACTTCGCCCGCGCGGGCACGTTCGTCGAACGCGGGGAATCGACCGCGCGCATCCTCGACATGAAATATTTCCTGCTGCTTCCCTCGCTGTCCTACGTCGGATCGAGCCTCGATTCCGGGCAGTGGGACCAGGTCCTGCGCTCGGTCGCGGGGGCGCGCGCCTACAGCTGGCTCAACGCCGGGAACATCGACGCGCGCGGGATCGTCGAATTCCTCGTCCTCGACGAGCGTTTCCCGCGCAGCCTCGCCTTCTGCCGCATGGCGCTGCAGCGCACGCTCCAGGCGCTTGCCAAGATGCACGGGGGGGAAGGCACGTGCGACGCGCTGATGGCCGAGGCCGAGGCGCGGATCGGGGCGCTCACGGTCGACGACATCTTCGACCAGGGCCTGCACGAGTTCCTCGTCGACTTCATCGGGCGGAACGCCGCGATCGCAGAGGCGATCGTCGACGATTACCGCTTTCTCGCCTAGGCTGTCCCCATGCGCCTCTCGATCCGGCACACGACCCGCTATTCCTTCGGCCAGCCGGTGGTCCACGGCCTGCAACGCCTGCGCCTTACGCCCAAGGAGACGCAGGGCCAGCAGATCATCCACTGGGACATGGAATACGAGAACGCCCATCCCGAGCTTCACTACGACGACCAGAACTTCAACCACGTCACGCTGGTCGGGGTGGAGCCGGGGGCGAGCGCGGTGACGGTGACGTGCCACGGCACGGTCGAGACACAGGACAATGCGGGCGTCATCGGCCACCACGCCGGGCACCTGCCGCTGTGGAGCTTCATGGGCCAGACCCGCCTCACGCGCCCGGGGCCCAAGGTGCGCGCGCTGCTGCGCGACCTGCCGGGCCCGTCGGCGGACGAGAAACTGCCCTTCCTCCACGCCCTGTCGAACCGCATCCGCGAGGACATCGCCTACCAGGCCGGCACGACCACGGTGATGACCACGGCCGAGGAAGCCGCCGCCCACGGCTATGGCGTGTGCCAGGACCACGCGCACATCTTCATCGGCGCGGCGCGCGCGGCGGACATCCCGGCGCGCTATGTCAGCGGCTACCTGATGATGAACGATCGCATCGAACAGGACGCGACTCACGCCTGGGCCGAGGCCCATGTCGAAGGGCTGGGCTGGGTCGGCTTCGACATTTCCAACGGCATCAGCCCCGACCCGCGCTATGTCCGCGTCGCCACGGGCCGCGACTATCGCGACGCGGCGCCGGTGACCGGCATCAGTTTCGGAGCGGCCGAGGAAGTGCTCACCGTCAATGTCGCGGTCGAACAGCAGCGCCAGGACGAGCAGTAGAGACTCCGCGCGCGCTTTGCGCTAACCGCGCGGCTTCACAACGGAGACCCCGGTAAATGACCTATTGCGTCGGCATGGTGCTCGAACGCGGGCTTGTCCTGATGAGCGACACCCGCACCAATTCGGGCGTCGACAACATCTCGACCTTCCGCA from Erythrobacter sp. encodes:
- a CDS encoding alpha-E domain-containing protein, giving the protein MLGRMANASFWMFRYLERAENTARLIEAALRMALTKDLATAEEEWRSVIATLGLTALYEAEHDGYDGPRVWNFVLRDRANPASVRAMFGAVRNNARAARTCISSEVWEAVNESWMELDRMLARPVSQGALGDVVAIIRRAGAQVHGAVDGSMLRNEGFHFARAGTFVERGESTARILDMKYFLLLPSLSYVGSSLDSGQWDQVLRSVAGARAYSWLNAGNIDARGIVEFLVLDERFPRSLAFCRMALQRTLQALAKMHGGEGTCDALMAEAEARIGALTVDDIFDQGLHEFLVDFIGRNAAIAEAIVDDYRFLA
- a CDS encoding transglutaminase family protein, yielding MRLSIRHTTRYSFGQPVVHGLQRLRLTPKETQGQQIIHWDMEYENAHPELHYDDQNFNHVTLVGVEPGASAVTVTCHGTVETQDNAGVIGHHAGHLPLWSFMGQTRLTRPGPKVRALLRDLPGPSADEKLPFLHALSNRIREDIAYQAGTTTVMTTAEEAAAHGYGVCQDHAHIFIGAARAADIPARYVSGYLMMNDRIEQDATHAWAEAHVEGLGWVGFDISNGISPDPRYVRVATGRDYRDAAPVTGISFGAAEEVLTVNVAVEQQRQDEQ